A section of the Mycobacterium sp. 3519A genome encodes:
- a CDS encoding IS30 family transposase, which translates to MRPSRYACVGRQFWGHVGDGTSVVEAAQAVGVSVRTGWRWFADAGGVRPKFPDETGVRKWSRLGEDERNEIQDGIARGESIRQIGRRLGRPASTVMREIDRNAFCRGRYRSRYRFGAQRHGGWDATPRYRAGVAQARAHARARRPKPRKLATNERLHLEVQNRLLDDHSPQQIANRLPIEFPDDAEMRVSHETIYQSIYVQGKGNLRRELHKCLRTGRALRKPQRRGNQRRGQIRDMVNISERPPEVEDRAVPGHWEGDLIMGSTASGSAIGTVVERMTRFVLLLHLPDDHGALAVQEAIVAKMAQLPAILRKTLTWDQGKEMANHAAIAAATELDIYFCDPHSPWQRGTNENTNGLLRQYFAKGTDLSIFPADYLDYVAAKLNNRPRQTLSWKTPAETLDELLSNPSKPPAVAITA; encoded by the coding sequence ATGCGTCCGTCGCGTTATGCCTGTGTTGGTCGTCAGTTCTGGGGTCATGTCGGCGATGGCACGTCGGTGGTGGAGGCGGCGCAGGCAGTCGGTGTGTCGGTGCGCACCGGCTGGCGCTGGTTTGCCGATGCTGGCGGGGTGAGACCCAAATTTCCTGATGAGACCGGTGTGCGGAAGTGGTCGCGGCTGGGCGAAGACGAACGTAACGAAATTCAAGACGGCATTGCCAGAGGGGAAAGCATTCGGCAGATCGGCAGGCGGCTGGGCCGCCCGGCCTCGACGGTCATGCGTGAGATCGACCGAAACGCGTTCTGCCGTGGACGATATCGTTCGCGGTACCGGTTCGGGGCGCAACGGCACGGCGGCTGGGATGCCACGCCGAGGTATCGGGCCGGCGTCGCACAGGCGCGTGCTCACGCGCGGGCTCGACGCCCGAAACCGCGCAAGCTGGCCACCAATGAACGGTTGCACCTTGAGGTGCAGAATCGGCTGCTAGACGACCACAGTCCTCAACAGATCGCCAACCGGCTGCCGATCGAATTTCCCGACGATGCGGAGATGCGGGTGTCCCACGAGACCATCTATCAGTCGATCTACGTGCAGGGTAAAGGAAATCTGCGCCGTGAGCTGCACAAATGTCTACGCACTGGGCGGGCGTTGCGCAAGCCTCAACGACGCGGTAACCAGCGCCGAGGGCAAATCCGCGACATGGTCAACATCAGCGAGCGTCCACCGGAGGTCGAAGACCGTGCCGTACCCGGCCACTGGGAAGGTGACCTGATCATGGGTAGCACCGCATCGGGTTCGGCGATCGGCACCGTGGTCGAACGCATGACTCGGTTCGTGCTGCTGCTGCATCTGCCTGACGACCACGGTGCCCTGGCAGTGCAAGAGGCCATCGTCGCGAAAATGGCTCAGCTGCCGGCGATTCTGCGTAAGACACTGACCTGGGATCAAGGCAAAGAGATGGCCAATCACGCCGCTATCGCCGCAGCGACGGAATTAGATATCTACTTCTGTGATCCGCACTCACCATGGCAGCGCGGGACCAACGAGAACACCAACGGACTGCTGCGCCAATACTTTGCTAAAGGCACCGACTTGTCGATCTTCCCGGCAGACTATCTGGACTACGTCGCCGCCAAGCTCAACAACCGGCCCCGGCAAACCCTGAGCTGGAAGACCCCAGCCGAAACCCTCGACGAACTACTCTCAAACCCGTCAAAACCACCCGCTGTTGCAATCACAGCGTGA
- a CDS encoding NDMA-dependent alcohol dehydrogenase, which translates to MKTKGALLWELNSPFRIDEIELGDPVADEVQIRMHAAGMCHSDYHLTTGATPIGLPALGGHEGAGVVTKVGRNVTGIEEGDHVILAFIPACGECPPCLKGYRSLCDRGAVLLGGKAIADGTNRVHAGGTEVSPMNLLGTFAPYMTVHKDSVVKIDKDIPFETAAIMGCAVPTGFGSATNVAQVQPGETVAIVGVGGIGMSALQGAVLSGARNVIAIDPNEWKRDQAIKFGATHVYPSMAEAIAPMIDVTHGLMADKTIIAVGEMKGEYLEEAMILTAKTGTCVVTGMGSMMDVDVKLNLFLFTMLQKTLKGNIFGGGSSHIETPKLVGLYKSGQLKIDEMITQTYSLENINDGYQDMLDGKNIRGVIKFTESDW; encoded by the coding sequence ATGAAGACCAAAGGGGCCCTGCTGTGGGAGCTCAACTCTCCGTTCCGCATCGACGAGATCGAGCTCGGCGACCCGGTCGCCGATGAGGTGCAGATCCGGATGCACGCCGCGGGCATGTGCCACTCGGACTACCACCTGACCACCGGCGCCACCCCGATCGGCCTGCCCGCGCTCGGCGGCCACGAGGGCGCGGGCGTCGTCACCAAGGTCGGCCGCAACGTCACCGGCATCGAGGAAGGCGACCACGTCATCCTCGCCTTCATCCCGGCCTGCGGCGAATGCCCGCCATGCCTGAAGGGCTACCGCTCGCTGTGCGACCGCGGCGCCGTGCTGCTCGGCGGCAAGGCCATCGCCGACGGCACCAACCGCGTGCACGCAGGCGGCACCGAAGTGTCGCCGATGAACCTGCTCGGCACCTTCGCCCCGTACATGACCGTGCACAAGGATTCCGTCGTCAAGATCGACAAGGACATCCCGTTCGAGACCGCCGCGATCATGGGCTGCGCGGTGCCGACGGGCTTCGGCTCGGCGACCAACGTCGCCCAGGTGCAGCCGGGTGAGACGGTCGCGATCGTCGGTGTCGGCGGCATCGGCATGAGCGCGCTGCAGGGCGCTGTCCTCTCCGGCGCCCGCAACGTCATCGCCATCGACCCGAACGAGTGGAAGCGCGACCAGGCCATCAAGTTCGGCGCGACGCATGTCTACCCGTCGATGGCGGAGGCCATCGCGCCGATGATCGACGTCACCCACGGGCTGATGGCCGACAAGACCATCATCGCGGTCGGCGAGATGAAGGGCGAGTACCTCGAAGAGGCGATGATCCTGACCGCCAAGACCGGCACCTGCGTGGTGACGGGCATGGGCTCGATGATGGACGTCGACGTCAAGCTCAACTTGTTCCTGTTCACCATGTTGCAGAAGACGTTGAAGGGCAACATCTTCGGCGGCGGCAGCTCGCACATCGAGACGCCGAAGCTCGTCGGCCTCTACAAGTCCGGGCAGCTGAAGATCGACGAGATGATCACCCAGACCTACTCGCTGGAGAACATCAACGACGGCTACCAGGACATGCTGGACGGCAAGAACATCCGCGGCGTCATCAAGTTCACGGAGTCTGATTGGTAG
- a CDS encoding MarR family winged helix-turn-helix transcriptional regulator, translating to MYSVWLTGEQQRIWRGYLEMTSRLQTAMHRQLQQDCELSLADYDVLVALSERGPQRINELAEVLGWEQSRLSHQLRRMRGRDLVDRHGSGEDRRGATVSLTVAGTAALEAAAPGHAELVRSVVFDGLTATQLRALESVVELVTSRLASRATNQTP from the coding sequence ATGTATTCCGTGTGGCTGACAGGTGAGCAACAGCGGATCTGGCGAGGGTATCTGGAGATGACCAGTCGCCTGCAAACCGCGATGCACCGCCAACTGCAGCAGGACTGCGAGCTGTCGCTGGCGGACTACGACGTCCTGGTGGCGTTGTCGGAGCGCGGGCCGCAACGGATCAACGAACTGGCCGAGGTGCTGGGCTGGGAGCAGAGCAGGCTGTCACATCAGCTGCGGCGGATGCGCGGGCGCGACCTGGTGGACCGCCACGGCAGCGGCGAGGATCGTCGCGGCGCAACGGTCTCGCTCACCGTCGCCGGAACTGCGGCGCTGGAGGCCGCGGCGCCCGGGCACGCCGAACTGGTGCGGTCGGTGGTGTTCGACGGCCTGACCGCCACGCAGTTGCGGGCGTTGGAGTCGGTGGTCGAGCTGGTTACCAGTCGGCTCGCTAGCCGAGCTACCAATCAGACTCCGTGA
- a CDS encoding pirin-like bicupin family protein translates to MTIDIRRADDRAKTKIAWLDSKHSFSFGSHYEPDNTHHGLLLVNNDDIVKPGTGFDTHPHRDMEIVTWVLRGSLVHQDSTGHSGVIYPGLAQRMSAGSGILHSEKNDSWTLTGSETHDEPVHFVQMWVVPDESGITPGYQQLEIDDELLRGGLVTIASGMPEHSDDTAITIRNRYAALHGARLQPGQSVELPEAPYLHLFVPRGEVTLEGAGQLHEGDAVRFTASGGQRVTATAPAEILVWEMHASLAAA, encoded by the coding sequence ATGACCATCGATATCCGGCGCGCCGACGATCGCGCGAAGACCAAGATCGCCTGGCTGGACTCCAAGCACTCGTTCTCGTTCGGCAGCCACTACGAGCCCGACAACACCCATCACGGCCTGCTGCTGGTGAACAACGACGACATCGTCAAGCCCGGCACCGGGTTTGACACCCACCCCCACCGCGATATGGAGATCGTCACGTGGGTGCTGCGCGGATCGCTGGTGCACCAGGACTCCACCGGCCACTCCGGAGTCATCTATCCCGGCCTGGCCCAACGGATGTCGGCAGGTAGCGGCATCCTGCATTCGGAGAAGAACGACTCGTGGACGCTGACCGGATCCGAAACCCACGACGAGCCAGTGCATTTCGTGCAGATGTGGGTGGTGCCCGACGAATCCGGCATCACGCCCGGCTACCAACAGCTCGAGATCGACGACGAACTGCTGCGCGGCGGCCTCGTCACCATCGCCTCGGGCATGCCCGAGCATAGCGACGACACCGCCATCACCATCCGCAACCGCTATGCCGCGCTGCACGGCGCGCGCCTACAACCGGGGCAATCCGTCGAGCTGCCCGAGGCGCCGTATCTGCATCTGTTCGTGCCACGCGGTGAGGTGACCCTGGAAGGCGCGGGCCAGTTGCACGAGGGCGATGCGGTGCGGTTCACCGCGTCCGGTGGCCAACGCGTCACCGCCACCGCCCCCGCCGAGATTCTCGTCTGGGAGATGCATGCGAGTTTGGCTGCGGCATAA
- a CDS encoding sorbosone dehydrogenase family protein, which produces MRVWLRHKRIGAALLGVALIAGCSSEQPAPSPPAVTSTPTAAGLVPVAVQVDPRLAQAPFDQPRRALVPPGWTLSVFARIPKARLAAWTPDGKLLISVPSRGQIVKLDAGRDTVLLDGLDQPHGMAFAGNTLYVAESDQVDAYDYTDGAAGNRRTVAAGLPDAKSPDLRGAYAHALKSVAVGRDGAVYFSIGSTGNITADDRTATPPRATIMRIPPGGGPAAPFATGVRNGTGLAVAPDGSVWTAVNNRDNVADPATGQVDAGYVSEHPPEAVARLRPGRELGWPYCNPDGGPANLPLIRDVQTNADGAKLDCASLPPIEQSLGAHAAPLGMSFTENVLPAPYSSGALMGVHGSWNRQPPYAPEVAFFPWQGGRLGNKQTLVGGFQSDDGTRWGRPVAAVAGPDGAVYITDDYADAVYRLAPR; this is translated from the coding sequence ATGCGAGTTTGGCTGCGGCATAAGCGAATCGGCGCGGCGCTGCTCGGTGTCGCGCTGATCGCGGGGTGCTCGTCGGAGCAGCCGGCACCCAGCCCGCCCGCCGTGACCTCGACACCGACCGCCGCCGGATTGGTGCCCGTCGCCGTGCAGGTCGATCCCCGTCTGGCCCAGGCCCCGTTCGACCAACCGCGCCGGGCGCTTGTGCCGCCGGGCTGGACGCTGTCGGTGTTCGCCCGTATCCCCAAGGCCCGCCTGGCCGCGTGGACCCCCGACGGCAAACTGCTGATCTCGGTGCCGAGCCGCGGGCAGATCGTCAAGCTGGACGCAGGCCGCGACACCGTGCTACTCGACGGGCTCGACCAACCGCACGGGATGGCCTTCGCGGGCAACACGCTCTACGTCGCGGAAAGCGATCAGGTCGACGCGTACGACTACACCGACGGCGCCGCCGGCAACCGCCGCACCGTGGCAGCAGGGCTACCCGACGCCAAAAGTCCCGACCTGCGCGGCGCGTACGCCCATGCGCTGAAGAGCGTCGCCGTCGGGCGCGACGGCGCGGTGTACTTCTCCATCGGCTCGACGGGCAACATCACCGCCGACGACCGCACCGCCACTCCACCGCGCGCCACCATCATGCGGATCCCGCCCGGTGGCGGACCCGCCGCGCCGTTCGCGACGGGCGTGCGCAACGGCACCGGCCTGGCGGTCGCTCCCGACGGTTCGGTGTGGACGGCGGTGAACAACCGCGACAATGTGGCAGACCCCGCGACCGGGCAGGTGGACGCCGGATACGTCAGCGAGCACCCACCGGAAGCTGTCGCCCGGCTTAGGCCCGGACGCGAATTGGGTTGGCCCTACTGCAATCCCGACGGCGGCCCGGCTAACTTGCCCCTGATCCGCGACGTCCAGACCAACGCCGACGGGGCCAAACTGGACTGCGCATCGCTGCCGCCGATCGAGCAGAGCCTCGGCGCGCACGCCGCGCCACTCGGCATGAGCTTCACCGAGAACGTCCTGCCCGCTCCGTACTCTTCCGGCGCGCTGATGGGTGTGCACGGGTCATGGAACCGGCAACCGCCGTATGCACCGGAGGTGGCGTTTTTCCCTTGGCAGGGCGGCAGACTCGGCAACAAGCAGACGTTGGTCGGCGGATTCCAATCCGATGACGGGACGCGCTGGGGCCGCCCGGTCGCCGCAGTGGCGGGACCGGACGGCGCCGTCTACATCACCGACGACTACGCGGACGCCGTCTACCGGCTTGCGCCGCGCTAG
- a CDS encoding GlsB/YeaQ/YmgE family stress response membrane protein, with translation MIGTIISAIVVGLIVGALARLIMPGKQNIGVIMTIVLGVLGSLIGSWVTYQIGYSNSNGGFAIIPFLVGVVVAIVLIALYLAITGKRGAGPRTGAAH, from the coding sequence ATGATCGGGACAATAATCAGCGCCATCGTGGTCGGATTGATCGTCGGCGCGCTCGCGCGGCTCATCATGCCGGGCAAGCAGAACATCGGCGTGATCATGACGATCGTGTTGGGCGTGCTCGGCTCCCTGATCGGGTCATGGGTGACCTATCAGATCGGCTACTCGAACTCCAACGGCGGGTTCGCGATTATCCCGTTCCTTGTCGGCGTCGTCGTCGCGATCGTGTTGATCGCGCTGTATCTCGCGATCACCGGCAAGCGCGGCGCGGGTCCCCGCACCGGGGCAGCGCACTAG
- a CDS encoding phosphodiester glycosidase family protein, whose translation MGCSGFSKGATVPTAPGYLRLFAACAAALAVAIAVATTVAPVARAADGRTLLANAIASTRGSYLVYNFGGGAPAPMLNAGGGWYEMTNGGHLMIIKAAAQRLAPRLLVDSHAGYQSRCERDPRARTGEGLWQASEIYTPLQAWQALGQPTIAINANFFDVRGQKGGSWKSTGCSSPLGAYVDNTRGQGRANTAVTGTVAYAGKQGLSGGGEHWSALSTMILPVAGAPYVVPPKGPGDYDAATPVIQGLLDKGVRFVAVSGIGLLAPGDTGQLNDGGPSAARTALAYSKTKDEMYVFQGGSYTPDQIQDLFRGLGSDTAILLDGGGSSAIVLRRDTGGMWAGAGVPDGNCDTRQVLCDSRERALPSWLAFN comes from the coding sequence CTGGGTTGTAGCGGTTTCAGCAAAGGGGCGACCGTGCCGACTGCACCCGGATACCTGCGGCTATTCGCCGCGTGTGCCGCCGCGCTGGCGGTAGCCATCGCGGTGGCGACGACGGTGGCCCCCGTCGCCCGCGCTGCCGATGGGCGCACGTTGTTGGCCAACGCGATCGCGTCCACCCGAGGCTCCTACCTGGTCTACAACTTCGGGGGCGGCGCGCCCGCGCCGATGCTCAACGCCGGCGGCGGCTGGTACGAGATGACCAACGGCGGGCACCTGATGATCATCAAGGCGGCCGCGCAACGCCTCGCGCCGCGGCTGCTCGTCGACTCCCACGCCGGCTACCAGAGCCGCTGTGAACGCGACCCGCGGGCCCGCACCGGCGAGGGGCTGTGGCAGGCGTCGGAGATCTACACCCCACTGCAGGCGTGGCAAGCCCTCGGGCAACCAACGATCGCCATCAACGCGAACTTCTTCGACGTGCGCGGCCAGAAGGGTGGTTCGTGGAAGTCGACCGGATGCAGTTCCCCGCTCGGCGCATATGTCGACAACACCCGCGGCCAGGGCCGGGCCAACACCGCGGTGACGGGCACCGTCGCCTACGCGGGCAAGCAGGGTCTGTCCGGGGGAGGCGAACACTGGAGTGCGCTGTCCACCATGATCCTTCCGGTGGCGGGCGCGCCATATGTGGTGCCGCCCAAGGGCCCTGGCGATTACGACGCCGCGACGCCGGTGATTCAGGGTCTGCTCGACAAGGGTGTCCGGTTCGTGGCGGTCAGCGGCATCGGGTTGCTCGCCCCCGGCGACACCGGGCAACTCAACGACGGTGGTCCCAGCGCGGCGCGCACGGCGCTGGCGTATTCGAAAACCAAAGACGAGATGTACGTCTTTCAGGGCGGCAGCTATACGCCTGACCAGATCCAGGATCTGTTCCGCGGGCTCGGCAGCGATACCGCGATCCTGCTGGACGGCGGCGGGTCATCGGCGATCGTGCTGCGCCGCGACACCGGCGGCATGTGGGCGGGCGCGGGTGTACCGGACGGCAACTGTGACACCCGTCAGGTGTTGTGCGACTCCCGCGAACGTGCGCTACCCAGCTGGTTGGCGTTCAACTAG
- a CDS encoding PE-PPE domain-containing protein: MSRKHRKSGNRLTRIAALGVATATVSALTVAAAPPPPTPAPVPVVHQNVDLTAAFRPFTDPDQIPDLTGGLGTAGYDFAQQIGDMLLRALVTHLNLPALGKSAGLDLPSLLVKIPPALLEGVLGAIPINLGGVLLDSVGPILTPVLLSALSTLGITDAGGNTTLVNLLGLLGLDLSDPLNLSNLDLPGVKLITSGPPFTLLKMLGLDLGWVPGFPNSVANAINSTTYLDIGLKGLVNTLIDRLEGNVDLPLGNILANPLGLPIGLPINLPVNVPVGDLLSSLKKIVNNLPVDVDAAKVRVPIVVGFGLGAFAAGSAYQQVVDQLPYQPGGAKSPTKATDPLLGSYTVLPMILLRNPGRGNGGLFARFFPIAGLFGIDTVTPDTHVQSSGGIPILNTGLSLGGANLIPVKVDATVEYDIMSDFPAWPNPFSMANSVVGAMLPTYLLRGIDTSNISPQLLAQVQALLAGTLNLNDPLALNLYLTLPTNSLPLLEPLYLATDLTNLMTMGAFVNMNPLGMLANALAPAMTSLVNLGYTDVVRNPDGTYTRTLDEAGVPTPFMSLPDINWAQVPADVVGSLVRGFQKEFFSGHPTPGTPNAITGLLKLLTGVLGPLGGLGDLLNGLPGLITQQVAPVAANALPEAAAKSVTLSTTAAAAPPPAVPVWQPQAAAVEQAPAEEPETKTTSTTKPTTTRSTTTSGSTSATGTVKPAGPSASPKPPSNSVGSVVGGVTRPTGWLARSGVSPAAWLAPSAASPAG; the protein is encoded by the coding sequence ATGTCACGCAAACACCGCAAGTCCGGGAATCGTCTGACACGGATCGCGGCGCTCGGCGTGGCTACGGCGACGGTGAGCGCGTTGACCGTCGCCGCCGCACCGCCGCCGCCGACGCCGGCGCCCGTGCCGGTGGTGCACCAGAACGTCGACCTGACCGCGGCGTTCCGGCCGTTCACGGATCCCGATCAGATCCCCGACCTGACCGGCGGCCTCGGCACCGCGGGCTACGACTTCGCGCAGCAGATCGGCGACATGCTGCTGCGCGCGCTGGTCACCCACCTCAACCTGCCTGCGCTGGGCAAGTCGGCGGGGCTTGATCTTCCGAGCCTGCTCGTGAAGATCCCGCCGGCGCTTCTCGAAGGTGTGCTCGGCGCGATCCCGATCAATCTCGGAGGCGTGCTGCTGGACAGCGTCGGGCCGATACTGACTCCTGTTCTGCTGTCGGCACTTTCGACGCTCGGTATCACCGATGCCGGTGGCAACACCACGCTGGTCAATTTGCTGGGGCTGCTCGGGCTCGACCTCAGTGATCCGCTCAACCTGTCGAATCTCGATCTCCCCGGCGTCAAGCTGATCACCTCCGGACCGCCGTTCACGCTGCTGAAGATGCTCGGCCTGGATCTGGGCTGGGTTCCGGGATTCCCGAATTCGGTCGCCAACGCCATCAACAGCACGACGTATCTGGATATCGGCCTCAAGGGTCTGGTCAACACGTTGATCGACCGCCTGGAAGGCAACGTCGACCTGCCGCTGGGCAACATCCTGGCCAACCCGCTGGGGTTGCCGATCGGGTTGCCGATCAACCTCCCGGTGAACGTTCCGGTCGGCGACCTGCTGTCCTCGCTGAAGAAGATCGTGAACAACCTGCCCGTCGATGTCGACGCGGCGAAGGTACGAGTACCGATCGTCGTCGGCTTCGGACTCGGCGCGTTCGCGGCCGGTTCCGCCTACCAGCAAGTCGTCGACCAACTGCCGTACCAACCGGGCGGCGCCAAGTCACCGACCAAGGCGACCGACCCGCTGCTCGGCAGCTACACGGTGTTGCCAATGATCTTGCTGCGCAACCCGGGTCGCGGCAACGGCGGGCTGTTCGCCCGGTTCTTCCCGATCGCAGGCCTGTTCGGCATCGACACCGTCACGCCCGACACCCACGTGCAGAGCAGCGGCGGCATCCCGATCCTGAACACCGGGCTGTCGTTGGGCGGCGCGAACCTGATTCCGGTGAAGGTCGACGCCACCGTCGAGTACGACATCATGTCCGACTTCCCTGCGTGGCCCAACCCGTTCTCGATGGCGAACTCGGTAGTGGGCGCCATGCTGCCGACGTATCTGCTGCGTGGCATCGACACCTCCAACATCAGTCCGCAACTGCTGGCGCAGGTGCAGGCGCTGCTGGCGGGCACGCTCAACCTGAACGACCCACTGGCGCTGAACCTGTACCTGACGCTGCCGACCAATAGCCTGCCGCTGCTGGAACCCCTTTATCTGGCAACGGATTTGACGAACTTGATGACGATGGGCGCGTTCGTCAACATGAATCCGCTCGGCATGCTGGCCAATGCGCTCGCCCCGGCGATGACCAGTCTGGTGAATCTCGGCTACACCGACGTGGTGCGCAACCCGGACGGCACGTACACTAGGACCCTGGACGAGGCGGGGGTACCGACTCCATTCATGTCCCTTCCCGACATCAACTGGGCCCAGGTGCCTGCCGACGTCGTCGGATCGTTGGTGCGGGGTTTCCAGAAGGAGTTCTTCAGCGGGCACCCGACGCCGGGGACGCCGAACGCGATCACCGGCCTGCTCAAGCTGCTGACCGGTGTGCTCGGCCCGCTCGGCGGCCTCGGCGATCTGCTCAACGGCCTGCCGGGCCTCATCACGCAACAGGTGGCGCCGGTGGCGGCCAACGCGTTGCCGGAGGCCGCCGCGAAGTCGGTGACGCTGTCGACCACGGCGGCCGCCGCGCCACCGCCGGCCGTCCCGGTCTGGCAGCCGCAGGCCGCCGCCGTCGAGCAGGCACCGGCCGAGGAGCCCGAGACCAAGACCACGTCGACGACGAAGCCGACCACCACCAGGAGCACCACCACGTCGGGTTCGACGAGTGCGACGGGCACCGTCAAGCCGGCAGGGCCGTCGGCGTCGCCGAAGCCGCCGAGCAATTCGGTGGGCAGTGTCGTCGGTGGCGTGACGAGACCAACGGGGTGGCTGGCACGGTCGGGGGTGTCACCGGCGGCGTGGCTGGCACCGTCGGCGGCGTCACCGGCGGGTTGA